A single window of Nocardioides baekrokdamisoli DNA harbors:
- the qcrC gene encoding cytochrome bc1 complex diheme cytochrome c subunit produces the protein MSRLNKHSPLHSVIGRISQFRRRRFTGALLLLVSLLFTGAAYAAIAPSANADNGTSAADQIAQGKALFLVSCSFCHGQNGEGVTTTDGKNIGPSLVGTGAAAADFQVRTGRMPLQQSGPQGAYHKRVVFSDTEIKALAAYVASFGAGPAIPSDAAVNAENSWSTDQKDAMIQLGGKVFLTNCTACHNFTGAGGAMPNGAIAPNILNDDTRTIMEALLTGPGPMPNFSDGNLSLKEKQAVAAFVHAQRDQTNYGGSDLLSAGPVAEGLMAWTIGIGSMVGFAIWIAAHTTRTNKKKDA, from the coding sequence GTGAGCCGCTTGAACAAGCACAGTCCCCTCCACAGCGTGATCGGCCGGATCTCCCAGTTCCGCCGACGTCGCTTCACCGGAGCCCTGCTGCTCCTGGTCTCCCTGCTGTTCACGGGTGCCGCGTACGCCGCCATCGCCCCGTCCGCCAACGCGGACAACGGCACCAGCGCCGCCGACCAGATCGCCCAGGGCAAGGCCCTGTTCCTCGTCAGCTGCTCGTTCTGCCACGGCCAGAACGGTGAGGGTGTCACCACCACCGACGGCAAGAACATCGGTCCGTCGCTGGTCGGGACCGGCGCCGCTGCCGCTGACTTCCAGGTACGCACCGGGCGCATGCCGCTCCAGCAGTCCGGCCCGCAGGGCGCGTACCACAAGCGCGTCGTCTTCAGCGACACCGAGATCAAGGCGCTCGCTGCGTACGTCGCCTCGTTCGGTGCCGGCCCCGCCATCCCGAGCGACGCTGCGGTCAACGCGGAGAACAGCTGGTCGACCGACCAGAAGGACGCGATGATCCAGCTCGGTGGCAAGGTCTTCCTGACCAACTGCACCGCGTGCCACAACTTCACGGGCGCCGGCGGCGCCATGCCGAACGGCGCCATCGCGCCGAACATCCTGAACGACGACACCCGGACGATCATGGAAGCGCTCCTCACCGGTCCGGGCCCGATGCCGAACTTCAGCGATGGCAACCTCAGCCTCAAGGAGAAGCAGGCTGTCGCTGCTTTCGTCCACGCCCAGCGTGACCAGACGAACTACGGCGGCTCTGACCTGCTCAGCGCCGGCCCGGTGGCCGAGGGCCTGATGGCCTGGACCATCGGCATCGGCTCCATGGTCGGCTTCGCGATCTGGATCGCAGCCCACACCACGCGTACGAACAAGAAGAAGGACGCCTGA
- the ctaE gene encoding aa3-type cytochrome oxidase subunit III: protein MAPVATVSTLPASRLHGRHDRPSMVAVGTIIWLSSDLMFFAALFAAYYTIRDVSSTLWANDTSHLNLLFAAINTTVLVLSSFTCQWGVFKAEQGKVARTGKIWQVNTWGLREWFILTYLMGAYFVAGQATEYASLIHEHITIPNDAYGTVFYLTTGFHGMHVTLGLVAFLLMLGRTYITKKFTHEQAVSAIAVSYYWHFVDVVWIGLFATIYLIK from the coding sequence ATGGCGCCCGTGGCGACTGTTTCGACTCTTCCTGCTTCGCGCCTGCATGGCCGGCACGACCGGCCCAGCATGGTGGCCGTAGGCACCATCATCTGGCTGTCAAGCGACCTGATGTTCTTCGCGGCTCTCTTCGCGGCGTACTACACGATCCGCGATGTGAGTTCGACCCTGTGGGCGAACGACACCTCGCACCTGAACCTGCTGTTCGCGGCGATCAACACCACGGTGCTGGTGCTGTCGTCGTTCACATGTCAGTGGGGCGTGTTCAAGGCCGAGCAGGGCAAGGTGGCGCGGACCGGCAAGATCTGGCAGGTCAACACCTGGGGTCTGCGTGAGTGGTTCATCCTCACCTACCTCATGGGCGCCTACTTCGTGGCTGGCCAGGCGACCGAGTACGCCTCACTCATCCACGAGCACATCACCATCCCGAACGACGCCTACGGCACGGTCTTCTACCTGACCACCGGCTTCCACGGCATGCACGTCACCCTCGGTCTCGTCGCGTTCCTGTTGATGCTGGGCCGCACGTACATCACGAAGAAGTTCACGCATGAGCAGGCGGTCAGCGCCATCGCCGTGTCGTACTACTGGCACTTCGTCGACGTCGTGTGGATCGGTCTGTTCGCGACCATCTACCTGATCAAGTGA
- a CDS encoding cytochrome c oxidase assembly protein: MLIHSVVPLLLPAHGGAEVGDDALAPWSLVDLFSRWELSTPVLVGTTLATGLYLFGVWRLMRRGDRWPVNRTICWLVGVIAFFIATSSEIGVYDDTLLSVHMVQHMILSMLVPVFLALGAPVTLALRTLPRRPRGWLMALIHSRLAKVLTFAPLVFALYVLSPWALYYSGWYRASLEHPLVHEMMHVHLVVVGSLFFWPLLGLDPIPGRLTYPLRVLMTVLTLPFHAFLGVTLMNQTTLLGGDWYPELHDSMAWLPDPSADQHLAGGILWGSGDAIGLIFFIVLFSQWVRASIREAAQVDRRLDLQEARARAAGEDSDRFRGATTE, from the coding sequence GTGCTCATCCACTCCGTTGTTCCGCTGCTCCTCCCCGCTCATGGAGGCGCAGAAGTGGGGGATGACGCGCTCGCTCCGTGGTCGCTGGTTGACCTGTTCTCGCGCTGGGAGTTGTCGACGCCCGTGCTCGTCGGCACGACCCTCGCCACCGGGCTCTACCTGTTCGGTGTCTGGCGACTGATGCGACGCGGCGACCGCTGGCCGGTCAACCGGACCATCTGCTGGTTGGTGGGGGTGATCGCGTTCTTCATCGCCACCTCGAGCGAGATCGGCGTCTACGACGACACACTGCTGTCGGTCCACATGGTCCAGCACATGATCCTGTCGATGCTGGTCCCGGTGTTCCTGGCTCTCGGCGCTCCGGTCACCTTGGCACTGCGTACGCTGCCCAGGCGGCCGCGCGGGTGGTTGATGGCGTTGATCCACTCGCGTCTGGCCAAGGTGCTGACGTTCGCACCGCTGGTGTTCGCGCTGTACGTGCTCTCGCCGTGGGCGCTCTATTACTCCGGTTGGTACCGGGCATCCCTGGAACACCCGCTCGTGCACGAGATGATGCATGTGCACCTCGTCGTGGTCGGGTCGCTGTTCTTCTGGCCGCTGCTCGGTCTGGATCCGATCCCCGGACGGCTGACGTACCCACTGCGGGTGCTGATGACGGTCCTGACGCTTCCGTTCCACGCATTCCTCGGTGTGACGCTGATGAATCAGACGACGCTTCTGGGCGGCGACTGGTATCCGGAGTTGCACGACTCGATGGCCTGGCTGCCGGATCCGTCGGCCGATCAGCATCTGGCAGGTGGCATCCTCTGGGGATCCGGCGATGCCATCGGACTGATCTTCTTCATCGTGCTGTTCAGCCAATGGGTGCGAGCATCCATACGCGAGGCGGCGCAGGTCGACCGGCGTCTGGATCTGCAGGAGGCGCGGGCGAGGGCTGCCGGCGAGGATTCGGATAGATTTCGCGGCGCGACAACTGAGTGA
- a CDS encoding glycosyltransferase family protein, whose translation MNERLERLIVRARTPEWVNWWLPLAVFAVSRLIDAVLVLAFSHAQGAIIHGEKIEYVENNMPADPGYLGMLTNWDGQWYQSISHHGYPGYLQLDQFGHVQMNSWAFFPLFPGLTRLVMFLAAGNFALAATIVSTTCAALAMVMLFKMVRESGGLFLATITVVSLSVSPAALVFQAAYSEGPALLMIMTCLWLLRRQRYGWLLVAGIALSLARPVVGALAIVIAIHWFHRRRTDPTFTRRQQIWVGFVCGLIGLSFFLWIGICGLVLGHSNAYQLTQDAWAGWKWDQISMGWDSWLYGLVSFKLTGLIALIVLGYFVWLVRRPAAAGFGAELRLWTPIYAFYVLAATRVTPSVVRYLMLVAIPWWPVPACADWSLRERRAQIAIVLTVVVGVFLQYAWVQSCFVVSTDKFWGIFHGYP comes from the coding sequence ATGAACGAGCGACTTGAGCGCTTGATCGTTCGTGCGCGTACCCCCGAGTGGGTCAACTGGTGGCTGCCGTTGGCGGTCTTCGCCGTCAGCCGCCTCATCGACGCCGTCCTCGTGCTGGCGTTCAGTCACGCGCAGGGCGCGATCATCCACGGCGAGAAGATCGAGTACGTCGAGAACAACATGCCGGCTGACCCCGGCTACCTCGGGATGCTGACGAACTGGGACGGTCAGTGGTACCAGTCGATCTCCCACCACGGGTATCCCGGATATCTGCAACTCGACCAGTTCGGTCATGTCCAGATGAACTCGTGGGCGTTCTTCCCGCTGTTCCCGGGTCTGACCCGTCTGGTCATGTTCCTGGCCGCCGGCAACTTCGCTCTGGCCGCCACGATCGTGAGCACCACGTGCGCCGCCCTGGCGATGGTGATGCTGTTCAAGATGGTCCGCGAGTCGGGCGGGCTGTTCCTCGCCACGATCACCGTGGTCTCGCTGTCGGTCAGCCCCGCTGCGCTCGTCTTCCAGGCGGCGTACAGCGAGGGGCCGGCGCTGCTGATGATCATGACCTGCCTGTGGCTCCTACGGCGTCAGCGCTACGGATGGCTGCTCGTGGCGGGGATCGCGCTCTCGCTCGCTCGTCCGGTCGTGGGCGCGCTGGCCATCGTGATCGCGATCCACTGGTTCCACCGTCGGCGTACTGATCCGACGTTCACCAGGAGGCAGCAGATCTGGGTCGGATTCGTCTGCGGACTGATCGGGCTGAGCTTCTTTCTGTGGATCGGTATCTGCGGGTTGGTGCTCGGCCACTCGAACGCGTACCAGCTCACCCAGGACGCCTGGGCCGGCTGGAAGTGGGACCAGATCTCGATGGGCTGGGACAGCTGGCTCTACGGCCTCGTGTCCTTCAAGCTCACCGGCCTGATCGCCCTGATCGTGCTCGGCTACTTCGTCTGGCTCGTACGCCGCCCGGCGGCCGCCGGGTTCGGGGCCGAACTGCGGCTCTGGACGCCGATCTACGCGTTCTACGTACTGGCGGCCACGCGGGTCACTCCGAGTGTGGTCCGGTACCTGATGCTGGTGGCGATCCCGTGGTGGCCGGTCCCTGCGTGCGCCGACTGGTCGCTGCGCGAACGACGTGCCCAGATCGCCATCGTGCTCACCGTGGTGGTCGGCGTGTTCCTGCAGTACGCGTGGGTCCAGTCGTGCTTCGTGGTGTCCACCGACAAGTTCTGGGGCATCTTCCACGGATATCCGTGA
- a CDS encoding response regulator transcription factor, whose product MSIRVLVYSDDVNVRQQVIVALGRRPDPALPEFEYVEVATEPVVVQNLDSGKIDLAILDGSAVPAGGIGIAKQMKDEITDCPPIVLLIERSADAWLATWSRAEAVASLPIDPLDLVGTVTALLQVPA is encoded by the coding sequence GTGTCCATTCGGGTCTTGGTTTACAGCGACGACGTGAACGTACGTCAGCAGGTCATCGTGGCGCTCGGACGCCGCCCGGACCCGGCGCTGCCGGAGTTCGAGTACGTGGAAGTCGCGACTGAGCCCGTCGTCGTGCAGAACCTCGACTCCGGGAAGATCGACCTCGCCATCCTGGACGGCAGCGCAGTCCCCGCGGGCGGCATCGGCATCGCGAAGCAGATGAAGGACGAGATCACGGACTGCCCGCCGATCGTCCTGCTCATCGAACGGTCCGCAGACGCGTGGCTGGCCACGTGGTCGCGCGCGGAAGCCGTGGCCTCCTTGCCGATTGACCCCCTGGACCTGGTCGGGACCGTGACGGCCCTGCTCCAGGTGCCCGCGTGA
- the trpD gene encoding anthranilate phosphoribosyltransferase, whose protein sequence is MTTRWPEILGALVARQDLSQEQAAWAMGEIVSGQATSAQIAGFAVALRTKGETVPEVTGLVDAMFEYATPISIPGRVLDIVGTGGDRSMSVNISTMSAIVAAGAGAKVVKHGNRSASSKSGSSDVLSQLGIRLDLPVARVAEIADEVGITFLFAAMFHPGLRHAGPTRSELGVGTTFNFLGPLANPARPQANAIGTADPSMAPVMAGVLADRGVDAWVCHGNDGLDELTTTTTSRVWAVSGGSVDSFTLDPLAYGIPRATAADLRGGEPAENAEVVHRLLAGEIGPVRDAVVLNAGAALAVYAAAPGSIEERLDAGLAKARESLDSGAAQSVLQRWVEASAR, encoded by the coding sequence GTGACGACGCGCTGGCCCGAGATCCTCGGTGCGCTGGTCGCTCGTCAGGATCTGAGCCAGGAGCAGGCCGCCTGGGCCATGGGAGAGATCGTCTCCGGTCAGGCCACGTCCGCCCAGATCGCCGGTTTCGCGGTCGCCCTGCGTACCAAGGGTGAAACCGTGCCCGAGGTCACGGGGCTGGTGGATGCGATGTTCGAGTACGCCACACCGATCTCGATCCCGGGACGGGTCCTCGACATCGTCGGCACCGGTGGTGACCGCTCGATGTCGGTGAACATCTCGACGATGTCGGCGATCGTGGCTGCTGGTGCCGGTGCCAAGGTCGTCAAACACGGCAACCGGTCCGCCTCGTCGAAGTCGGGCTCCTCGGACGTCCTCTCCCAACTCGGGATCCGCCTGGACCTGCCGGTGGCGAGAGTCGCCGAGATTGCCGATGAGGTCGGCATCACCTTCCTGTTCGCGGCGATGTTCCATCCCGGTCTGCGGCACGCGGGTCCCACGCGCAGCGAACTGGGGGTGGGCACCACCTTCAACTTCCTGGGTCCGCTCGCCAACCCGGCACGGCCGCAGGCGAACGCGATCGGCACCGCCGATCCGAGCATGGCCCCCGTGATGGCCGGCGTCCTGGCTGACCGTGGCGTCGACGCCTGGGTCTGCCATGGCAATGACGGTCTGGACGAGCTCACGACCACGACGACGTCCCGGGTGTGGGCGGTCAGCGGCGGGTCGGTGGACTCGTTCACCCTCGATCCTCTGGCGTACGGAATCCCTCGTGCCACCGCAGCGGATCTGCGGGGCGGCGAACCCGCCGAGAACGCGGAGGTCGTCCATCGGTTGTTGGCGGGGGAGATCGGCCCGGTGCGCGACGCGGTCGTCCTGAACGCCGGTGCGGCACTGGCCGTGTACGCGGCCGCCCCCGGATCGATCGAGGAACGCCTGGACGCTGGTCTTGCCAAGGCTCGCGAGTCGCTGGACAGCGGCGCGGCGCAGTCAGTGCTCCAACGTTGGGTCGAGGCGTCAGCCCGCTAG
- a CDS encoding DEDD exonuclease domain-containing protein, translating to MWEVQRGFDELGRPLRDITFCVVDLETTGASVKAGDRITEIGAVKVRGGEVLAEFQTFVDPGTPVPPEITALTGITDRLLYGAPRIESALPTFLEFAHGTVLVAHNAPFDTGFLKHACADAGWAWPKFEVVDTAVLARRVLSRDEAPNCRLGTLARLFQTETTPNHRALEDARATVEVLHGLFSRIGGLGVQTLEELQAYSAKVTDAQRRKRGLADRLPDKPGVYLFRDDRDRVLYVGMSRNLRRRVRTYFTSSEKRSKMGQMVNLAHHVQGIECATDTEAAIRELRLIAEHAPRFNRRSRRQRRLHYVVLTQEPWPRLSIVRRLPRGEPGIGPFGRKELALAALEAIQETFPVRTCTDRFGRVPTRSRCLAADLGTCLAPCEGSVTPETYAALIRRVSEAMTVGAVDVVDALSRRMTIESDLERFEVAATHRDRLSAFSTAAMRSSRLTSIRTCPELIAARRCDDGRWQVHVIRYGRLAAAGVIPVDASAPAYVEALRALAESTDERDERTTVEESETLLRWLESPGVRLVDVVGAWACPVIVDPGGPLVELAG from the coding sequence ATGTGGGAGGTGCAACGCGGATTCGACGAGCTGGGGCGCCCGTTGCGCGACATCACGTTCTGCGTGGTGGACCTCGAGACGACCGGAGCCTCCGTCAAGGCGGGAGACCGGATCACGGAGATCGGCGCCGTGAAGGTCAGGGGCGGCGAGGTCCTCGCCGAATTCCAGACGTTCGTGGATCCGGGCACCCCGGTGCCACCGGAGATCACCGCGCTCACGGGGATCACGGACCGACTTCTGTACGGCGCACCGCGGATCGAGTCAGCACTCCCGACCTTCCTGGAATTCGCGCACGGCACCGTGCTGGTCGCACACAACGCACCATTCGACACCGGGTTCCTCAAGCACGCGTGCGCGGACGCCGGGTGGGCGTGGCCGAAGTTCGAGGTGGTGGACACGGCGGTCCTGGCTCGTCGCGTACTCAGCCGGGACGAAGCCCCCAACTGCCGACTGGGCACCCTCGCGCGACTGTTCCAGACAGAGACGACGCCCAATCACCGCGCGCTCGAGGACGCTCGCGCGACTGTTGAGGTCCTCCACGGCCTGTTCAGCCGCATCGGCGGGCTCGGCGTGCAGACCCTGGAAGAGCTGCAGGCGTACTCGGCGAAGGTGACCGACGCCCAGCGCCGCAAACGCGGGCTGGCCGACCGCCTGCCGGACAAGCCCGGCGTCTACCTGTTCCGCGATGACCGCGACCGGGTCCTGTACGTCGGCATGAGCCGCAACCTCAGGCGCCGCGTACGGACCTACTTCACCTCATCGGAGAAGCGGTCGAAGATGGGCCAGATGGTCAATCTGGCCCATCACGTGCAAGGGATCGAGTGCGCGACCGACACCGAGGCAGCAATCCGCGAACTGCGCCTGATCGCCGAGCATGCACCACGGTTCAACCGGCGCTCCCGTCGCCAGCGCAGGCTTCACTACGTCGTGCTCACCCAGGAGCCGTGGCCCCGACTCTCGATCGTGCGTCGGCTACCGCGAGGCGAGCCCGGGATCGGACCGTTCGGCCGCAAGGAGTTGGCGCTGGCAGCGCTGGAAGCCATCCAGGAGACCTTCCCCGTCCGGACCTGCACCGACCGATTCGGGCGAGTTCCGACGAGGTCGCGTTGCCTGGCCGCCGACCTCGGCACGTGTCTGGCCCCATGTGAGGGGTCCGTCACGCCGGAGACGTACGCCGCGCTGATCAGGCGCGTGTCCGAGGCGATGACCGTTGGAGCGGTCGATGTGGTCGATGCGCTGAGTCGGAGGATGACGATCGAGTCCGACCTTGAACGCTTCGAGGTCGCCGCGACCCATCGCGACCGACTCAGCGCCTTCAGCACCGCAGCGATGCGCAGCAGCCGCCTGACCTCGATCCGGACGTGCCCCGAACTCATCGCCGCGAGACGCTGCGACGACGGCCGGTGGCAGGTGCATGTGATCAGGTACGGGCGACTCGCGGCAGCGGGGGTGATTCCCGTCGATGCGTCGGCGCCGGCCTACGTCGAGGCGTTGCGAGCGCTCGCCGAATCCACGGACGAAAGGGACGAGAGGACCACGGTTGAGGAGAGCGAGACGTTGCTGCGCTGGCTCGAGTCCCCCGGCGTACGCCTGGTCGATGTCGTCGGCGCGTGGGCCTGTCCGGTCATCGTCGATCCCGGCGGGCCTCTGGTTGAGCTAGCGGGCTGA
- a CDS encoding C40 family peptidase → MRLNIKRALVGTVLAGTTVTAGFLQGPAHAAPSAADVQTQIRDLYHQAEVVTEQYNEASSQLTSLNSALVNLKADQAAQNAQLEAVRTQLGDAVLQQYEGAGSATVSSVVTSNDPAEFLREASSMSSYQNLQANLVQNYTNQVTALSMREGATNAQVAKIQSVQQQLNADKAAIKDKISKAQLLLSSLQPSQRGFLVSRDFSRADVANLPAPNGRAAIAVAYALAQVGKAYVWGAAGPNAFDCSGLTMAAWGAAGVGMSHYVPTQVAAFPRVPLNAMQPGDLIEYNGGSHVGMYIGNGQMVNAENPSAGVRIEPVYTPWFRPDFAVRP, encoded by the coding sequence ATGCGCCTCAACATCAAGCGTGCCCTGGTGGGCACTGTCCTGGCGGGGACCACCGTCACCGCAGGCTTCCTCCAGGGTCCGGCCCACGCGGCACCGTCCGCAGCCGACGTCCAGACCCAGATCCGCGACCTGTATCACCAGGCCGAGGTCGTCACCGAGCAGTACAACGAGGCCTCCTCGCAGCTCACCAGCCTCAACAGCGCCCTGGTCAACCTCAAGGCCGACCAGGCGGCACAGAACGCTCAGCTCGAGGCCGTACGCACTCAGCTCGGCGATGCCGTGCTGCAACAGTACGAAGGTGCCGGCTCGGCGACGGTCAGTTCCGTCGTGACCTCGAACGACCCGGCGGAGTTCCTCCGTGAGGCGTCCTCGATGTCGTCCTACCAGAACCTCCAGGCCAACCTGGTTCAGAACTACACCAACCAGGTGACCGCGCTCTCGATGCGCGAGGGTGCCACCAATGCCCAGGTCGCGAAGATCCAGTCAGTTCAGCAGCAGCTGAACGCAGACAAGGCCGCGATCAAGGACAAGATCAGCAAGGCGCAGCTTCTGCTCTCGAGCCTGCAGCCCTCACAGCGTGGCTTCCTCGTCTCGCGCGACTTCTCGCGTGCCGACGTGGCGAACCTCCCGGCGCCGAACGGCCGCGCCGCCATCGCCGTGGCGTACGCCCTCGCCCAGGTCGGCAAGGCCTACGTCTGGGGTGCCGCCGGCCCGAACGCCTTCGACTGCTCGGGTCTCACCATGGCTGCGTGGGGCGCCGCTGGTGTCGGCATGTCGCACTACGTCCCGACGCAGGTTGCCGCCTTCCCGCGGGTGCCCCTCAACGCGATGCAGCCCGGTGACCTGATCGAGTACAACGGCGGTTCACACGTCGGCATGTACATCGGCAACGGCCAGATGGTCAACGCCGAGAACCCGAGCGCCGGCGTCCGGATCGAGCCGGTCTACACGCCGTGGTTCCGCCCGGACTTCGCGGTTCGCCCCTGA
- a CDS encoding response regulator has translation MDQVRLLLIDDHELIRNGLGGVLDLEDDLTVVGSAATVTEGIAAFERTNPDVVVTDLQLPDGTGLDVIRAVRAQVPDVGVVVLTMHSGDDQIFGALQAGASALVGKDAPASDVVQAVRHAMTSPHSFVSAGLGAAMARRMDGGTERLTDRELDVLRLLADGLGAADIGRRLYMAESTAKTHIARIYQKLGAANRAQAIVQAVRAGLISSMNRPEER, from the coding sequence GTGGACCAGGTGCGACTGCTGTTGATCGACGACCACGAGCTCATCAGGAATGGGCTCGGTGGCGTTCTGGATCTGGAAGACGATCTCACCGTCGTGGGCAGTGCCGCGACGGTGACTGAGGGCATCGCCGCTTTCGAGCGCACGAACCCCGACGTGGTGGTGACCGATCTGCAACTGCCCGACGGGACCGGCCTGGATGTCATCCGCGCCGTCCGTGCGCAGGTGCCTGACGTCGGCGTCGTCGTCCTCACGATGCACTCCGGTGACGATCAGATCTTCGGCGCGCTTCAGGCCGGCGCATCGGCGCTCGTGGGCAAGGACGCGCCCGCCTCGGACGTGGTCCAGGCCGTACGCCACGCCATGACCTCTCCGCACTCGTTCGTCTCCGCGGGACTTGGCGCGGCCATGGCGCGTCGGATGGACGGTGGCACGGAGCGCCTCACCGACCGCGAACTCGACGTGCTGCGCCTGCTGGCCGACGGTCTCGGAGCCGCAGACATCGGTCGCCGGCTCTACATGGCTGAATCCACCGCCAAGACCCACATCGCCAGGATCTACCAGAAGCTCGGCGCCGCGAATCGCGCACAGGCGATCGTTCAGGCCGTACGCGCCGGTCTGATCTCGAGCATGAATCGGCCCGAAGAGCGCTGA
- a CDS encoding sensor histidine kinase has protein sequence MEASLSLTGVGPLSLTQRRVAAGARILCLIALAVPLILATTSRQQIAAYVALILLWGLTTPIEALAGPAMRAALSYDSFAVGIIAAICIGHADNALIMLVVPPLVRGLYHRIPGAAVALALELIGCGLTLILIRQHLDRPDVVHLVSWGVASVGAGLIGSMLSRPLSVQADPMAPYRAVSALLDEVTTISTNYGAGLDVATAGATVVASVTSSLNAVEVAVYAPAGGAMRLVAGAPGGQTDWLDLARSATDGAVARGSLVAFPLVKARPAAGVVVARVVADAPDKVITRRLLEELAPYAMQLEAAVAFSNLATVATSAERERLSREMHDGLAQDIAGLGYLVDAVAAGTTDPKQQARVAMLRSRVTEIVSEVRSTLTSLRTSIIEGDSLGTALGAVSRRLADTTDAAINVLLDEGSERLLPAVENEIFRIGQEALGNAVKHAHATVIEVECIVHAPDAMVSVTDNGRGLGSGRDGSYGLTIMHERAKLIGATLTVEEQPGGGVCVRVQVGRAYLP, from the coding sequence GTGGAAGCGTCGCTGAGCCTCACCGGCGTAGGGCCTCTCAGCCTCACCCAACGCCGGGTGGCTGCCGGGGCGAGGATCCTCTGCCTGATCGCGCTCGCAGTGCCGCTGATCCTGGCGACGACGTCCCGCCAGCAGATCGCCGCGTACGTCGCCCTGATCCTGCTGTGGGGACTCACGACCCCGATCGAGGCGCTCGCAGGCCCGGCGATGCGCGCAGCGCTGTCCTACGACAGTTTCGCGGTGGGCATCATCGCTGCGATCTGCATCGGTCACGCCGACAACGCGCTCATCATGCTCGTGGTGCCCCCGCTGGTTCGCGGTCTGTACCACCGCATCCCCGGGGCCGCCGTCGCGCTCGCACTTGAACTCATCGGATGCGGGCTGACGTTGATCCTGATCCGACAACACCTGGATCGGCCCGATGTCGTCCACCTGGTCTCCTGGGGCGTCGCCAGCGTCGGCGCAGGACTCATCGGCTCCATGCTCTCCCGGCCGCTGTCGGTCCAGGCCGACCCGATGGCGCCGTACCGTGCCGTCAGCGCGCTTTTGGACGAGGTCACCACCATCTCGACCAACTACGGCGCCGGGCTCGACGTCGCCACCGCCGGGGCCACGGTCGTCGCGTCCGTGACGTCCTCGCTCAACGCCGTCGAAGTGGCGGTGTACGCACCTGCCGGCGGCGCGATGCGCCTCGTCGCAGGTGCACCGGGAGGCCAGACCGACTGGCTGGACCTGGCACGCTCGGCCACGGACGGAGCCGTGGCACGCGGGTCGCTGGTGGCCTTTCCCCTCGTCAAGGCACGTCCTGCCGCCGGGGTCGTCGTCGCTCGCGTCGTAGCCGATGCGCCGGACAAGGTGATCACCCGGCGCCTGCTCGAGGAGCTTGCTCCGTACGCGATGCAGCTGGAGGCCGCTGTGGCCTTCAGCAACCTCGCGACCGTCGCGACGTCGGCCGAACGCGAACGCCTCTCCCGCGAGATGCACGATGGCCTCGCCCAGGACATCGCCGGACTCGGTTACCTGGTCGACGCGGTGGCAGCCGGGACCACGGACCCGAAGCAGCAGGCGCGAGTCGCGATGTTGCGCAGCCGTGTGACCGAGATCGTCTCCGAGGTGCGCAGTACCCTCACGTCCCTGCGTACCTCGATCATCGAGGGCGACAGCCTCGGCACGGCTCTCGGTGCCGTCTCGCGGCGGCTGGCGGACACCACCGATGCCGCGATCAACGTCCTGCTCGACGAGGGCAGCGAGCGTCTTCTCCCTGCCGTCGAGAACGAAATCTTCCGGATCGGCCAGGAGGCGTTGGGCAACGCCGTGAAGCACGCCCACGCGACCGTCATCGAAGTCGAGTGTATCGTGCACGCCCCGGATGCCATGGTGTCGGTGACCGACAACGGTCGCGGACTGGGCAGCGGCCGGGACGGTTCGTACGGTCTGACGATCATGCACGAGCGCGCCAAACTCATCGGCGCCACGCTCACCGTCGAGGAACAACCGGGCGGCGGCGTATGTGTTCGTGTGCAGGTCGGCCGCGCCTACCTCCCGTAG